A genomic stretch from Desulfotignum balticum DSM 7044 includes:
- the recB gene encoding exodeoxyribonuclease V subunit beta — protein MNPLNPFDLDLQQTTLIEASAGTGKTYTITTLVTRLIAKGYPIEAILVVTFTEAAAAELKLRIRDRLSGVLAGMSSTGAKSAEDLSDPLISFLAAQPDPDQVRRRIRLALTDFDQATIMTIHAFCLQTLTAHAFETGTAFDMELMKDASGFYRQVCMDYFMTRINDLDPLMLRFLAKKNLTPETLGREMKPAVSRPGLTLIPPDPGFSDVCDAYRDTCARIGDWLEKQSREIIDMIRLDPGLDKRSYSARNVPKWLESVQKTLETEGDNALFVMTEKGDPLYRFCYTCLEQKTKSGARCPVHPFFDDCQTLYDLYQVMEADLLAIRHAFLPFYHQALAELKQQQGQCFFDDLVHDLARALTTGPGSRMLIRAVQDQYQACLIDEFQDTDPDQYRIFATLFAHAPSRFGGNRPFFMIGDPKQAIYAFRGGDIFAYLSASRHCEQQFTLEKNYRSSPVLVQAVNDLFSAGTDPFVFKEIPFNRVGTPETPGHGLMDDTGWVPPLGFDFLSRDHLPLDKQGYVTKETARRMIPDLVVQKMLSDMIAGFTLTDKSGNRARIDFKDMAVLVRTNQEAQDIQAALSKKEIPCYLSKTGSVFDSPQAIALNDILWAVFRPDQVGFVNAALTSSVFGFDPEDLAGLPQTKVWQWQDRFRHWKTIWESRGFIAMIQDLLHCQEGLLHPESIMDDRDLTNFYHLVELISQTALRRHLSLFYLLQWYQTQLFADTREETADELRLESDRNAVAIVTIHKSKGLEYPIVYLPYLWSSPGPKGGDPVLFHDPDNDFQLCFDLRGPGFQGADTQGLDRSIARHDLEAQAEQRRLLYVAVTRASAMCRIFWAGISGVGSSALGSLIHPRGCDTDAHMIQDLTALAGDMQHICVQMVTPGESVPALTETVSPVISLAPRSLARPVRSAFQITSFSALVKGPPDAGGPGERPGGSRDEWVSDDGLPDADAGPPVDAGDRDVTPIRLSGFPKGAGAGDFFHAVLENMDFQWDPSRVSAGVSAYLHRFGFSRERFAHPVTAAIQEVIATPLSSGKHGFCLKDIAMSHRMTEAEFLFDVTRLDGFVPADLFAKTVRWTAYAKSLQKYGSSRLSGFIKGFIDLVVRHDGKYYLMDYKSNFLGEAYEDYNGTAIERAMETHDYVLQYHIYTLALHRYLSWRMKNYDPKKDFGGVFYLFIRGMHPDRPGSGVFFDHPNVCF, from the coding sequence ATGAATCCATTGAACCCGTTTGATCTGGATCTTCAGCAGACCACACTGATCGAAGCCAGTGCCGGCACCGGCAAGACCTATACCATCACCACCCTGGTGACCCGGCTCATTGCCAAAGGATATCCCATTGAAGCCATTCTGGTGGTGACATTCACGGAAGCGGCTGCCGCAGAACTCAAACTGCGGATCAGGGACCGGCTGTCCGGAGTTCTGGCCGGCATGAGTTCGACCGGTGCAAAATCTGCCGAAGATTTGTCCGATCCGTTGATTTCGTTTCTGGCAGCCCAGCCGGATCCGGATCAGGTGCGCCGGCGCATCCGGCTGGCGTTGACGGATTTTGACCAGGCAACCATCATGACCATCCATGCGTTCTGCCTCCAGACCCTGACGGCCCACGCCTTTGAAACCGGCACGGCCTTTGACATGGAACTGATGAAAGATGCATCCGGATTCTACCGCCAGGTGTGCATGGATTATTTCATGACCCGGATCAATGACCTGGATCCCCTGATGCTCCGGTTTCTGGCAAAAAAGAACCTGACCCCGGAAACCCTGGGCCGGGAGATGAAGCCCGCGGTGTCACGGCCCGGTCTGACCCTGATCCCGCCGGATCCCGGATTTTCGGATGTGTGTGATGCCTATCGGGACACCTGTGCCCGGATCGGTGACTGGCTGGAAAAACAAAGCCGGGAGATCATCGATATGATCCGGCTGGATCCGGGCCTGGACAAACGCAGTTATTCCGCCAGAAATGTGCCCAAATGGCTGGAATCAGTCCAAAAAACCCTGGAAACGGAAGGGGACAATGCCCTGTTTGTGATGACGGAAAAAGGGGATCCCCTGTACCGGTTCTGCTACACCTGCCTGGAACAGAAAACCAAATCCGGGGCCCGTTGCCCGGTGCACCCGTTTTTTGATGACTGCCAGACCCTGTATGATCTGTACCAGGTGATGGAGGCCGATTTGCTGGCGATCCGGCACGCATTTCTGCCGTTTTACCATCAGGCCCTGGCTGAATTGAAACAGCAGCAGGGCCAGTGCTTTTTTGACGATCTGGTGCATGATCTGGCCCGGGCGTTGACCACAGGCCCCGGCAGCCGGATGTTGATCCGGGCGGTTCAGGATCAGTATCAGGCCTGCCTGATCGATGAATTCCAGGATACAGACCCGGACCAGTACCGGATTTTTGCTACGCTGTTTGCACATGCACCGTCCCGGTTCGGCGGCAATCGGCCGTTTTTCATGATCGGTGATCCCAAACAGGCCATTTATGCGTTTCGGGGCGGTGATATTTTTGCGTATCTGTCGGCCAGCCGCCACTGTGAGCAGCAGTTTACCCTGGAAAAAAATTACCGATCCTCTCCGGTGCTGGTCCAGGCGGTCAATGACCTGTTTTCAGCCGGGACTGATCCATTTGTTTTTAAAGAAATCCCGTTCAACCGGGTGGGAACCCCGGAAACCCCGGGCCACGGGCTCATGGATGACACAGGATGGGTCCCGCCCCTGGGGTTTGATTTTTTATCCCGGGATCATCTGCCTTTGGACAAACAGGGATATGTGACAAAAGAAACGGCCCGGCGGATGATTCCGGATCTCGTGGTCCAAAAAATGTTGTCGGACATGATCGCCGGGTTCACGTTAACGGATAAATCCGGAAACCGGGCCCGGATCGATTTCAAAGACATGGCCGTGCTGGTGCGGACCAATCAGGAGGCCCAGGATATCCAGGCAGCCCTTTCAAAAAAAGAGATTCCCTGTTATCTGTCCAAAACCGGATCAGTCTTTGATTCGCCCCAGGCCATTGCGCTCAATGATATTTTATGGGCCGTGTTCCGACCGGATCAGGTGGGATTTGTCAACGCCGCGTTGACCTCGTCTGTGTTCGGGTTTGATCCGGAAGATCTGGCCGGGCTGCCGCAAACTAAAGTGTGGCAGTGGCAGGACCGGTTCAGACACTGGAAAACGATCTGGGAATCCCGGGGGTTCATCGCCATGATTCAGGACCTGCTGCATTGCCAAGAAGGGCTTCTGCATCCGGAGTCAATCATGGATGACCGGGACCTGACCAATTTTTACCACCTGGTGGAACTGATCTCCCAGACGGCATTGCGCCGGCATCTGTCATTGTTTTACCTGCTCCAGTGGTATCAGACCCAGCTGTTTGCCGACACCCGGGAAGAAACCGCGGATGAGCTGCGTCTGGAAAGCGACCGCAATGCCGTGGCCATTGTGACCATTCATAAAAGCAAAGGCCTGGAATATCCCATTGTGTATCTGCCTTATCTCTGGTCTTCTCCCGGGCCTAAAGGGGGAGACCCGGTTTTGTTCCATGACCCGGACAATGATTTTCAGCTTTGTTTTGATCTGCGGGGTCCGGGATTCCAGGGGGCGGATACTCAAGGGTTGGATCGATCCATTGCCCGGCATGATCTGGAGGCCCAGGCGGAGCAGCGCCGGCTGCTGTATGTGGCCGTGACCCGGGCCTCGGCCATGTGCCGGATTTTCTGGGCCGGGATCAGTGGGGTGGGGTCTTCGGCTTTGGGCAGCCTGATCCATCCCCGGGGCTGTGACACGGATGCGCACATGATCCAGGATTTGACCGCCCTGGCCGGGGATATGCAGCACATTTGCGTGCAGATGGTGACACCCGGTGAGAGCGTTCCGGCGTTGACTGAAACGGTGTCACCGGTGATATCCCTGGCCCCCCGGTCTCTGGCCCGGCCGGTCCGGTCCGCGTTTCAGATCACCAGTTTCAGCGCCCTGGTCAAAGGGCCGCCTGATGCCGGAGGCCCTGGGGAACGGCCAGGCGGCAGCCGGGATGAATGGGTATCGGATGACGGGTTGCCGGATGCGGATGCAGGGCCACCCGTGGATGCCGGAGACCGGGACGTCACCCCGATCCGGCTGAGCGGGTTTCCCAAAGGGGCCGGGGCCGGTGATTTTTTTCATGCCGTGCTGGAAAACATGGATTTTCAATGGGATCCGTCCCGTGTGTCCGCCGGTGTGTCTGCGTATCTGCACCGGTTCGGGTTCTCCCGGGAAAGGTTTGCCCATCCCGTGACCGCAGCCATCCAGGAGGTGATCGCAACCCCGCTGTCATCGGGAAAACACGGATTTTGCCTCAAAGACATTGCCATGTCCCACCGGATGACCGAAGCGGAGTTTCTGTTTGATGTGACCCGGCTGGACGGGTTTGTGCCGGCGGATCTGTTTGCAAAGACCGTGCGATGGACCGCCTATGCCAAATCATTGCAGAAATATGGTTCAAGCCGGTTGTCCGGATTCATCAAAGGATTCATTGATCTGGTGGTGCGGCATGACGGGAAATATTATCTAATGGATTATAAATCCAATTTTCTGGGGGAGGCGTATGAAGATTACAATGGGACCGCCATCGAACGGGCCATGGAAACCCATGATTATGTATTGCAGTACCACATCTACACCCTGGCCCTGCACCGGTATCTGTCATGGCGCATGAAAAACTATGATCCCAAAAAAGATTTCGGGGGGGTCTTTTACCTGTTTATCCGGGGCATGCATCCGGACCGGCCCGGATCCGGGGTGTTTTTTGATCACCCTAACGTCTGTTTCTGA
- the recC gene encoding exodeoxyribonuclease V subunit gamma, which yields MLNLVKSNRMEILIQALADVTARVPEDPLAPEWICIQSRGMKQWISLELARIRGISARLKFLFPADLILYFLDRHPDEPVLDVDALVWAVYARLDDSDPDSPLAPLASYFKSDDTGKKKIQLAQKIAAVLDDYQVYRPDMLVNWETHGTLLHPENPDEIWQSRLWQNIVSDSRARSFPGQMAALVTAALEKKLPDLPHQICLFGLSSVPPSFMNVFSALDTDVFVFLLTPSNQYFFDMVSPGQMDRMALKNRDTSGTDPEDVYWEISHPLLASMGRSSRQFMQLLETEPYLEPFNDLFVDPAAEPVADTGLVSMLSCLQSDILNLTFRHPEGDAPPFAVSLDDTSIQVHACHSPMREAQVLKDQLLDTLARDSTIAPHDMIVMMPDIEAYAPFIEAVFSREPAIPFSISDRRHKTESPTIDAFLKIFAMKGSRMAQSDVMDLLQCPVIAETFDIAPGDISALTDMVRRAGILWGLDPDHRRDLTGKGFKENTWQFGFERLFLGIAMPVAQETLVNDLLPCSFAEGTNAVILGQFAHFCHTLFRHLDTLDAQYTPRQWEQVFTALIQEMMTPDLEREPDFRFLYQVCQDLTRAADIAGFTGKIGFYAARDLVENKLDQTFSRGGFLTGGVTFCNLVPMRSIPFKVVALMGMDEAAFPRKMVPKSFDLMAADPRPGDKNMRDEDRTLFLETVLSARNRLIITYTGMGIQDNAPLPCSGVVSELADVIHSGFVFPSGYQWWITHRLHPFNPAYFDGTPALFSYSEEQCRIARSRTHRSSDTSRQLSPDMDRSGAMDQASDLPGPVSEPDTVSLQTLCRFFNHPLAMFYQTTPKIVFPVLEEPLPDREPFQVSGLARYQLGSWILEKELNLSGYPLARAGGQLPLGNQGGLAWEHLLETTRPIQALAAKQVPDTPRDSVAVDLVVNKCQVQGLVSDLYQEDEGAVRCVIEFGRIHARRLVTNWILHLAATLMMPNTPVTTRIIGTDPFRRQSVGMQTFTPVGESARTYLEHLVTLYCQGLTRPWPFFPDTGLALARALAEKEYDPHDDVLAGAMKKARPVWFNAHTQTGEKTDRYTAMWMENHPDPLDTLLHLQTSGIVDHSLAVFKPLLAHLESGA from the coding sequence GTGCTGAACCTGGTAAAAAGCAATCGCATGGAGATCCTCATACAGGCCCTGGCCGACGTCACGGCCCGGGTGCCGGAAGATCCTCTGGCGCCGGAATGGATCTGCATCCAGTCCCGGGGGATGAAACAGTGGATCTCTCTGGAGCTGGCCCGAATCCGGGGCATCAGCGCCCGATTGAAATTTCTGTTTCCCGCAGACCTGATCCTTTATTTTCTGGACCGGCATCCGGATGAACCCGTGCTGGATGTGGATGCCCTGGTATGGGCTGTGTATGCCCGGCTGGACGATTCTGACCCGGATAGTCCACTGGCACCGCTGGCATCCTATTTCAAGTCCGATGACACCGGAAAAAAAAAGATTCAGCTGGCACAAAAGATTGCCGCGGTGCTGGATGACTACCAGGTGTACCGCCCTGACATGCTTGTGAACTGGGAAACCCATGGCACTTTGCTGCATCCGGAAAACCCTGACGAGATCTGGCAGTCCCGGCTGTGGCAAAATATTGTATCCGATTCCAGGGCCCGGTCGTTTCCCGGGCAGATGGCTGCCCTGGTCACGGCCGCTTTGGAAAAAAAATTGCCGGATCTGCCTCATCAGATCTGTCTGTTCGGGCTGTCTTCCGTGCCGCCGTCGTTCATGAACGTGTTTTCAGCGCTGGACACGGATGTGTTTGTGTTTTTGCTCACTCCGTCCAACCAGTATTTTTTCGATATGGTCTCTCCGGGCCAGATGGACCGGATGGCCCTGAAAAACCGGGATACGTCCGGCACAGACCCTGAAGACGTCTACTGGGAAATCAGCCATCCGCTGCTGGCGTCTATGGGCCGATCCAGTAGGCAGTTCATGCAGCTGCTGGAAACAGAACCATACCTGGAGCCGTTTAACGACCTGTTTGTGGACCCGGCAGCCGAACCGGTTGCAGATACAGGCTTGGTGTCCATGCTTTCCTGTCTCCAGTCCGACATCCTGAACCTGACTTTCCGGCATCCTGAGGGAGATGCGCCGCCTTTTGCCGTGTCTTTGGATGACACGTCCATCCAGGTCCATGCCTGCCATTCTCCCATGCGGGAGGCCCAGGTGTTAAAGGACCAGCTTTTGGACACCCTGGCCCGCGATTCAACCATCGCGCCCCATGACATGATTGTCATGATGCCGGATATCGAAGCCTATGCCCCGTTTATCGAAGCGGTTTTCTCCCGGGAGCCGGCCATTCCCTTTTCCATTTCCGACCGGCGGCATAAAACCGAATCCCCCACCATTGATGCGTTTTTAAAAATTTTTGCCATGAAAGGCTCCCGGATGGCGCAATCGGATGTCATGGATCTGCTGCAATGTCCGGTCATTGCGGAAACCTTTGACATCGCCCCGGGAGACATCAGCGCATTGACGGACATGGTGCGCCGGGCCGGTATTCTCTGGGGCCTGGATCCGGATCATCGCCGGGATCTCACGGGGAAGGGATTCAAGGAAAACACCTGGCAGTTCGGTTTTGAGCGGCTGTTTCTGGGAATCGCCATGCCGGTTGCACAAGAAACACTGGTGAACGACCTGCTGCCCTGTTCGTTTGCAGAAGGCACCAATGCCGTAATTCTGGGACAATTCGCCCATTTCTGCCACACCCTGTTCCGGCATCTGGACACGCTGGATGCTCAGTATACCCCCAGACAATGGGAACAGGTTTTTACGGCCCTGATCCAGGAAATGATGACCCCTGACCTGGAGCGGGAACCGGATTTCCGGTTTTTGTATCAGGTGTGCCAGGATCTGACCCGGGCGGCGGATATCGCCGGATTCACAGGAAAAATCGGTTTTTATGCGGCCCGGGACCTGGTGGAGAACAAACTGGATCAAACCTTTTCCCGGGGCGGATTTCTGACCGGGGGCGTGACATTCTGCAACCTGGTGCCCATGCGCAGCATTCCTTTCAAGGTGGTGGCGCTGATGGGGATGGATGAGGCCGCGTTTCCCAGAAAAATGGTTCCCAAAAGTTTTGATCTCATGGCCGCTGATCCCCGGCCTGGAGATAAAAATATGCGGGATGAGGACCGGACCCTGTTTCTGGAAACCGTGCTGTCGGCCCGCAACCGTCTGATCATCACCTATACGGGCATGGGCATCCAGGACAATGCCCCGCTTCCGTGTTCCGGCGTGGTGAGTGAACTGGCCGATGTCATCCATAGCGGATTTGTGTTTCCTTCCGGATATCAGTGGTGGATCACCCATCGGCTGCACCCGTTTAATCCGGCTTATTTTGACGGCACCCCGGCATTGTTTTCCTATTCAGAAGAGCAATGCCGGATTGCCCGGTCCCGGACCCACCGGAGTTCAGACACATCCCGGCAATTGTCCCCAGATATGGACCGGTCCGGTGCAATGGATCAGGCATCGGATTTGCCAGGCCCTGTTTCGGAACCGGACACCGTGTCGTTACAGACATTGTGCCGGTTTTTCAACCATCCTTTGGCCATGTTTTACCAGACCACCCCGAAGATCGTGTTTCCCGTGCTGGAAGAACCGCTGCCGGACCGGGAACCCTTTCAGGTATCCGGCCTGGCCCGGTATCAGCTGGGATCCTGGATCCTGGAAAAAGAGCTGAACCTGTCCGGATATCCGCTGGCCCGGGCCGGGGGGCAGTTGCCGCTGGGAAACCAGGGCGGTCTGGCCTGGGAGCATCTGTTGGAGACCACCCGTCCCATCCAGGCCCTGGCCGCAAAACAGGTGCCGGACACGCCCCGGGATTCGGTGGCCGTGGACCTGGTTGTCAACAAATGCCAGGTTCAGGGTCTGGTGTCTGATCTGTATCAGGAAGACGAGGGCGCGGTTCGATGCGTGATCGAGTTCGGCCGCATTCATGCCAGGCGGCTGGTGACAAACTGGATCCTGCACCTGGCCGCAACCCTGATGATGCCAAACACCCCGGTGACCACCCGGATCATCGGCACCGACCCGTTCCGCCGCCAGTCTGTGGGAATGCAGACGTTCACCCCCGTGGGAGAATCGGCCCGCACATACCTGGAGCACCTGGTAACGCTGTATTGTCAGGGCCTGACCCGGCCCTGGCCTTTTTTCCCGGACACCGGCCTGGCCCTGGCCCGGGCTCTGGCGGAAAAAGAGTATGATCCGCACGATGATGTATTGGCAGGCGCCATGAAAAAAGCCCGGCCCGTCTGGTTCAATGCCCATACCCAAACCGGTGAGAAAACAGACCGGTACACGGCCATGTGGATGGAAAATCACCCGGATCCCCTGGACACGCTGCTGCATCTGCAAACCTCGGGCATTGTGGATCACAGCCTGGCAGTGTTCAAACCCCTTCTGGCGCATCTGGAGTCCGGCGCATGA
- a CDS encoding DUF4139 domain-containing protein yields the protein MMQTFRSFFSFSLMVTLMCGVPAHARIDTAVLTETRQIQAYIYRSADLTLIKDTRTLYFAKGMNPVRFSWSGTRIDPTSLSFDISDRSLPLEITQAQFPAREKNQAIWHVSATQPCRAEVVLSYFTPGIFWQPHYTAVLSQDRTRMKLTGQVRVENRSGMDYPDATVHLVTGKIHLLDRIADLANQPFPYGRPETRGADNPQQDMVARGKALLESAPALMIQSEKAASPAPRAITKSRASDYMVYTLDGQKSLLNGWSDRLTFVEAESVPVDTLHVFDVSRFGNRVMQMVSFTNDTDSGLGSFPLPGGAVKVFQAIDEDGGMIFAGSDTADYIPSGKRHHLRLGPDPRITVVPKVMKYAKTHLTFDKKNNLSGFDEVRTWVIEAANFSDHPARIDMFQTLPHPHFAISGIQGQDEFQRIDQNRFKFSVLVSPAGKKNIHYTITTYQGDRQWQQKSVPSS from the coding sequence ATGATGCAGACATTCCGGTCGTTTTTTTCTTTTTCCTTGATGGTCACATTGATGTGCGGGGTGCCGGCCCATGCCCGGATCGACACAGCCGTGCTGACCGAAACCCGGCAGATCCAGGCCTATATTTACCGCAGCGCGGACTTGACCCTGATCAAAGACACCCGGACCCTTTATTTTGCCAAAGGCATGAATCCGGTCCGGTTTTCCTGGTCCGGCACGCGCATCGACCCCACCTCTTTGTCCTTTGATATTTCCGACAGATCCCTGCCTTTAGAAATCACACAGGCCCAGTTTCCGGCCCGGGAGAAAAACCAGGCCATCTGGCATGTGTCGGCCACACAACCCTGCCGGGCTGAGGTGGTCTTGTCTTACTTCACGCCGGGTATTTTTTGGCAGCCCCATTACACTGCGGTGCTGTCCCAAGACCGGACCCGAATGAAATTAACCGGCCAGGTCCGGGTGGAAAACCGCTCCGGCATGGATTATCCCGATGCGACAGTGCATCTGGTAACAGGTAAAATTCATCTTTTGGACCGGATCGCGGATCTGGCAAACCAGCCGTTTCCCTATGGCCGGCCTGAAACCCGGGGAGCCGACAACCCGCAGCAGGACATGGTCGCCCGGGGAAAAGCACTGCTGGAATCCGCCCCTGCCCTGATGATCCAGTCTGAAAAAGCCGCTTCTCCCGCGCCCCGGGCCATCACAAAATCCCGGGCATCCGATTATATGGTGTACACCCTTGACGGTCAGAAATCTCTTTTAAACGGCTGGTCCGACCGGCTGACCTTTGTGGAAGCCGAATCCGTGCCCGTTGACACATTGCATGTGTTTGACGTTTCACGGTTCGGCAATAGGGTGATGCAGATGGTTTCCTTTACCAATGACACGGATTCCGGGCTGGGATCGTTCCCGCTTCCCGGCGGTGCGGTCAAGGTGTTTCAGGCCATTGACGAAGACGGCGGCATGATCTTTGCCGGGTCCGACACGGCGGACTACATCCCTTCGGGCAAACGCCATCATCTCCGCTTAGGGCCTGATCCCCGGATCACCGTGGTCCCTAAAGTCATGAAATATGCCAAAACCCACCTGACATTTGATAAAAAAAACAATCTGTCCGGATTTGACGAAGTCCGGACCTGGGTGATTGAGGCGGCCAATTTTTCCGACCACCCGGCCCGGATCGACATGTTCCAGACCCTGCCCCACCCCCATTTTGCCATCTCCGGCATCCAGGGCCAGGATGAATTCCAGCGCATCGACCAGAACCGGTTCAAGTTTTCAGTCCTGGTTTCTCCGGCCGGCAAAAAAAATATTCATTACACGATCACCACATATCAAGGAGACAGACAATGGCAGCAAAAATCGGTTCCTTCCTCATGA
- a CDS encoding DsbA family protein — protein sequence MMTRTNIEAPGISPILHRISGCPAAMIFWILILCLLPNPVPADTPTLKPGNIQPGQTAASSAVLDEAALKAGIAHRLRTAREDRDERFQHFSSAHVRIEKKMPVHISDTLTVFAVKLRLMPPVSDASPEFITLVVDDTGTLQIGDIQHLATGSNLVQDAVDQVQAVDISDLPSDFGKLIYTGTGPHTLIAVSDPFCPHCRKGWEFIKLNLDQIHTLRLAHFPLSPAAETAGLVMADAYHGKSMVFDIIDFTYTVLDPSQDPLEILAQYMDEFPELTQKWGTTPEHALTYLTDRFLTQIKADRQTLQTLGIHSTPVFFVNQTFIKGFNARKMEAAMP from the coding sequence ATGATGACACGCACAAATATTGAAGCTCCGGGAATTTCCCCGATTTTGCATCGTATTTCCGGCTGTCCGGCGGCAATGATTTTCTGGATACTGATTCTGTGCCTTTTACCGAATCCGGTACCGGCCGATACCCCGACCCTTAAACCGGGTAACATTCAACCCGGGCAGACCGCCGCCTCATCGGCGGTGCTGGATGAGGCGGCCCTGAAAGCAGGGATCGCCCATCGGCTTCGCACGGCCCGGGAAGATCGGGATGAACGGTTCCAACATTTTTCTTCCGCCCACGTGCGCATCGAAAAAAAAATGCCGGTTCATATCAGCGACACCCTGACCGTGTTTGCCGTCAAACTCAGACTCATGCCCCCGGTTTCAGATGCATCGCCCGAATTCATCACCCTGGTGGTGGATGACACCGGGACCTTGCAGATCGGCGACATTCAGCATCTGGCCACGGGCAGCAACCTGGTACAAGACGCCGTGGATCAGGTGCAGGCAGTGGATATCAGCGATCTTCCCTCTGATTTCGGCAAACTCATCTACACCGGCACAGGCCCGCACACCCTGATTGCCGTTTCCGATCCCTTCTGCCCCCACTGCCGGAAAGGATGGGAATTCATCAAGCTGAATCTGGATCAAATCCACACCCTGCGCCTGGCCCATTTCCCGTTGAGCCCGGCTGCGGAAACCGCCGGGCTGGTCATGGCGGACGCGTATCACGGAAAATCCATGGTGTTTGATATCATTGATTTTACCTATACCGTTTTAGACCCATCCCAGGATCCTCTGGAGATTCTGGCGCAATACATGGACGAGTTTCCGGAATTAACACAAAAATGGGGGACAACCCCTGAACACGCCCTGACCTATCTGACCGACCGGTTTCTCACTCAAATCAAAGCTGACCGGCAGACCCTCCAGACCCTGGGCATCCATTCCACACCGGTCTTTTTTGTCAACCAGACCTTTATCAAGGGATTCAATGCCCGGAAAATGGAAGCAGCCATGCCATGA
- a CDS encoding type II secretion system protein, translated as MKKQNREHGFTFVEIISVLVIIGILSAVALPDFFNIQDRIRRKMVDNVIKDLNHREYLIWATHFESKEDHDDSVVFNRVNPENIGAKFIWSAGPSTTGGTITFGSIDVNVQRTASTAETEGFWEKKDDNTSDSDQDTQTGDDEGTSQGGGRPEDFPGQGDPHGKGNPWNQND; from the coding sequence ATGAAAAAACAAAATCGGGAACACGGCTTCACCTTTGTGGAAATCATTTCCGTGCTGGTCATCATCGGCATTCTTTCGGCTGTGGCCCTGCCCGATTTTTTCAATATCCAGGATCGTATCCGGCGCAAGATGGTGGACAATGTGATCAAAGATCTCAATCACCGGGAATATCTGATCTGGGCCACGCATTTTGAATCCAAAGAAGATCATGATGACAGTGTCGTTTTCAATCGGGTGAATCCGGAAAACATCGGCGCCAAATTCATCTGGTCGGCCGGTCCTTCCACGACCGGAGGCACCATCACGTTCGGATCCATTGACGTCAATGTGCAAAGAACTGCTTCAACTGCGGAAACTGAGGGGTTTTGGGAAAAAAAGGATGATAACACTTCAGATTCAGACCAGGATACCCAAACCGGTGATGATGAGGGAACCTCTCAGGGTGGTGGTCGTCCAGAAGATTTTCCCGGACAGGGAGACCCTCATGGAAAAGGTAATCCCTGGAATCAAAATGATTGA
- a CDS encoding type II secretion system protein codes for MKDKPAMKHSQISGFTLVEIISVLVIVGILSTVALPDFFNIQERIRHKMVDNVISDLNHREQIIWSMHMASDSTHDDTIIFDGVHAENIGAKFTWTAGPGQAGGTIRFGRVLVDVVRTPSDKDAAGIWERVSRDDITTFNETAGSMITRVQQYYDENGYYPRSWGDYAFTDVGLDPDDWNTPVDGVYYATGGNRIKATPAEGFEFHVTGTNGEDRVLKSSYNWSLWYSMEDGKWYYHSINDDNEIDISTLAVVKDVP; via the coding sequence ATGAAAGACAAGCCGGCCATGAAACATTCCCAGATAAGCGGATTCACGCTGGTGGAAATCATCTCCGTGCTGGTCATCGTAGGCATTCTCTCAACGGTAGCGCTGCCCGATTTTTTCAATATCCAGGAGCGGATCCGGCACAAGATGGTGGATAATGTGATCAGTGACCTCAATCACCGGGAGCAGATTATCTGGAGTATGCATATGGCATCTGACAGCACGCATGATGATACGATCATTTTTGATGGAGTCCATGCGGAAAATATCGGGGCCAAGTTCACCTGGACCGCAGGACCGGGCCAGGCCGGCGGTACCATCCGGTTCGGCCGGGTTCTGGTGGACGTGGTTCGGACCCCGTCAGACAAGGATGCGGCAGGCATCTGGGAACGGGTGAGCCGTGACGATATAACGACTTTCAATGAAACAGCCGGGTCCATGATCACCCGGGTGCAGCAGTATTATGATGAAAACGGCTACTATCCCAGAAGCTGGGGGGACTATGCCTTTACCGACGTGGGTCTGGACCCCGATGATTGGAACACTCCTGTGGACGGCGTGTATTACGCGACAGGTGGAAACCGGATAAAAGCAACACCCGCAGAAGGATTTGAGTTTCATGTGACCGGGACGAACGGTGAAGACCGGGTTCTGAAATCCAGTTACAACTGGAGCCTGTGGTATTCCATGGAAGATGGCAAATGGTATTATCACAGTATCAACGACGACAATGAAATCGACATCTCAACGCTGGCGGTTGTCAAAGATGTGCCATAA